Sequence from the Erythrolamprus reginae isolate rEryReg1 chromosome 2, rEryReg1.hap1, whole genome shotgun sequence genome:
TAGACTTCACTTTCTTGGTCACACAATATTCTAGACTCAATTTTGTATTGCTCATCTATATGGaatatatagaatggaatagaagggaatagaatggaatacaatagaatagaattcttcattagccaagtgtgattggacacacaaggaatttgtctttggtgcatacattctcagtgtacataaaagaaaagttcatcaagaatcataaagtacaacacataatgatagtcccggtacaaataagcaatcaaatcatattaggaatatTTGTTGCTGggaaggatggggggggggttgtgataCAATACAAAGTGTTTGCCCAGTGAAGGGGaaactgttttattatttattatttaaatctaTATGCCATCCAATCTTATGGGACTTTAAACTCTTGTCTATAataattctcagtcatccaggtcctggttgtcccaaagatggtcTTCAAAAGTCAAAAAGACTTTCTTCGTTTTAAACTTAAACTCTACGATTAATTCAGGAATTCACTCATTTAGGAGCATTAtcataggttttttttcctccccttgcaGAAGGACATCCTGGGATAGCATAAAATTTTTAATCATCTTTTCACATAAAACAGAAAatagataaaattgaacgggtccaaagacaggctacacaaacggtggaaggtcttaagcataaaacttaccaggaaagagttaatgaactcaatctgtatagtctggaggacagaagggaaaggggggacatgattgaaacatttaaatatattaaagggttaaataaggttcaagagggaagtgtttttaataggaaagtgaacacaagaacaagggggcacaatctgaggttagttggggggggggggaaatcagaagcaacatgagaaaatattattttactgaaagagtagtagatgcttggaacaaacttccagcagacctggttggtaaatccacagtaactgaatttaaacatgcctgggataaacatatatccatcctaagataaaatataggaaatagtataagggcagactagatgtggaccatgaggtcaatcttctatgtttctaaaataggaGGTGGAAAGAAAGGTTTCTCGCATTCTTTCCTCAATACACGCATGTCATTTCAGGATGCTTCTTGTCTTCCCAGTCTAACATCCCTAACGACGACGTGAAATTTAATAGAAGACCTAACCATCATCCACGGAGACAGACAAAATCCCTCTTCGCATGATCAATAATACGATCGCCCACCTGGCGACTAATTCCAGCTTCTTTCTTCGACTGCCGCACAAGGTTGGACTTTTCCCGAGTCGTCGGTGCTGGGTCCATCACACTAACGGGGACAAGGCTCACGGTAGGCGGGGCGCTTGAGAGCCACGCCGGTTGGTTGTTCTGCGGCGCCGCCTGCAAAGTGCCAAGCGTTGCGCAAAGGGCGCTAAGTCCAAAGCCCGGCGCAAAAGAAGCGGGGCGATCGCGCAACCCCGAGATAGGCCGGCGTTCGCAACTTGATGCTGCGTCTTGAGACGCGTGAGTTTGGGGATGGAGTCCTCCGGCAGGGCGGGCTCCGGGGTGTTCGGTGCCCGCGTGGGCTTTTCCTGGCTGGGCGCTTCTGTTCGGTGTCCCGCCAGGTTTGTGAACCGCATATCGGTAGGAAAAGGGACGAAGAAGGATTTCTGTTGATAAATCCGATCCAGAAGCCTTTTGGACAGTAAAATGAGATTTCTTTCACGCCTCCCAGCTTTGCAGGTTGCCCCAAATGATGGCAGGCGCGCCAGTCTTTACTCCTTCCAAACgttcattttttggggggaagataAGATAGTTGGGCTACATTTGATTCGTCTTTCAtggagagaatgaaaaaaaaagggggctATGTAGAGCTAAGAACTTGTGAAGGGCTGGAATTGGAGGAAGTCTTGTGAAGGAGGACCAGCTATACGCAGTCTAGGTCCTAGAGATGTTTAATTTTAAAATCgtattttagaaaatatattgAAACTTAGAATTGGAGGTTGAGTCCAACTggacttcttttctttttggtttgaaACCAAACTTAGCCAAGTATCTTCTTCAGTTCTTAgagacatgatgatgatgatgataataataataataataataataataataataataataataataataatacattattattattattattattattattattattattattattattattattattattattattattattatagtctaacaataatttattagacttgtatgccgcccctctccgaagactccgaagacgtGTTGTACTTgtatacaatagtaataaaagtaataaagttTGGTtttgcaataattaaaaaaatgaaagaaaagaaagcaaaattcatGTAGATATAAGCATTCGATCTATGGTGGAGAAAAactaaaaactttttttaacaaAAGCAAAACTCATGCCCTATTATCCTATGTAATGTCAACTAGGTTGGCCCCAGTGATATTTGTAATGGCAATAGTCTGAGTCATGCttaaaaatgcacctttttctctTTTGAATTTAATCTTGCTAATGTTGGTAGTGCAGGGCTAATGCAGTCATTTGAAAAAATAgtgtctttgttttcctttgtttGCCCACCTCAAAATGTAATATAAACACAGTTTATGAAAATGGATAACTTTATTTTCATTCAATCATATTAGCATGAGAGGAAAACGTTTTGGTGGATGTAAATTCTACGGAGTTCCATTTTTCAGCTCCTTTTAGAAGGGAGATTTCCTGTTGCTTGTATAAGAGATGGAAATTGAAAAGACTGTTTATGTTGTGAAATCTTTTGGAAGCAGGATGTTGTCCAGAATTCTTCTGTCTGAAAATCACTTCTAATCCTTCCCCAATTTCccagaaaaaaagccaaaaatgtctTTCAGGAATTTTATATCAGAGAAAAGGAATGATGCCAATAAACAATTCAAGTTTTAGAggcacaaacatctaaaatgttgAAGTTTacataaacaatgttgtctggcgggccccaggagaagagccttctctgtggcggccccggccctctggaatcaactcccccccggagatcaggactgtccccaccctccttgcctttcacaaactactgaaaacccacctatgctgccaggcttgggggacataaatgacccttagctgtttcattttatgtatggtttaattggatggtatgatgttttataatgggtttttataattgtttttaatattagatttgtgcttggtattttgttgtgaaaactcggagaggggcggcatacaagtgtaataaataataataaaataataataataaactcaaagtattattattattattattattattattattattattattattattattatgtcagtacaacagtATTatgtcactatgctggatttcgtatttcatcaccagtcgggcgcttcccaagcacctaggactgcatgatgtagcgacgaattatgtttgccgatcccagtaaagcagccttttgcaattgacagatggaaattttgtcaattccgatgattttcaaatatccgctgaaatcctttggcactgcgcccagcgtgccaagtaccactgggaccactttatttatttttatttatttattcaatttttatgctgcctttctccttagactcagggcggcttacaacatattagcaatagcacttattaacagagctaggctattgcccccacaatctgggtcctcattttaccgacctcggaaggatggaaggctgagtcaaccttgagacggtgatgagatttgaaccgctgaccttcagatctacagtcagcttcagtggcctgcagtacagcactctacctgctgtgccaccccagctcttgcttatgccagagtcattcactggcttatgccagaatcattgcagatcgatttttagatcttcatatttcactaatttctctagctgcttctcctcaattctgctgttattattattattattattattattattattattattattattattattatttagatttgtatgccgtccctctccgaagactcggagcagctcacaacaacaatgttgTGCCATTTGTGCCAAAGTATGCCATTTGTGCAAGTGGTTAGTTCTCGTAATGCCTTATATGCGTATCTTCATAGTCTTCAAGACACATTGAAAATGTAGATTTAATGAAAATCCAATTGCAAGTTGTGttttaattgcaaaaaaaaattactttatgTTTTCCTCCAAATAGTTGCTTTATGCTCTGTTTTTGCTTTAGCTTGACACCTTCTTAATTAATTCTTGATGTTAATGCCCTTCTACCCTGTTTGCCATTCCGGGCAAATTGCAAGGAGTTGACCTTGCTTGCCCTCTAATGTCAAATGTTGAGTTGCCACATTGGACTAAGTGTCTTTTGTTGATTTTGGATTTAATACACGCTATAAACCCATCCACTGAGGTTTTTGTGCTTGCGGATTAACATGATACATCAATCAAAGCATCATAACATGTGCAAAACCATGATAGAGTTAAGCAATGGCTTATTCAATTCCTGCCATTTTCCTTTGCAGATCCTTTCTGAAAATGAGTTTTCCAATTGAGGAAGTTTCCTTTTCAGGGGTGACGATTGCTTTATGTACTGTGGTGTCACTGTTCATTTATGTACGAATGTTAACAAAGAACAAACAACCATCCCCACCAGGACCTTGGTCACTTCCTATTTTGGGGAATCTTCTCCAGCTTGGAGATTATCCTTATGTTTTCTTCAATCAGATGAGGAAGAAATATGGAGACGTGTTTCAGATACAGCTCGGAATGGTTCCTGTTGTGGTTGTTAATGGCCTGGATGCTGCCAGACATGTCCTGCTAAGGGACGGAGAAAGTTTTGCTGGCCGACCCGATATGCACACTTTTTCCTTTTTTGCCAACGGCGAGAGCTTATCATTTTCGGTGAAGTTTGGAGAAAGTTGGAAGCTGCAGAAAAAGGTTGCTGCCAAGGCATTGAGGTCACTGGCCAAATCTGAAGCCAAGTCCTCCACCTGCTCTTGTCTTCTAGAAGAGCATGTTTGCACTGAGGCATCAGAACTGGTGAAAACTCTTTTAGAACTCTCCAAGAAAGGGAGCTTTGACCCTGCTGCGGTGACAACCTGCACTGTGGCTAATGTGGTTTGTGCCCTCTGTTTTGGCAAGAGGTACAGCCACAGCGATGAAGAATTTCTGGGTGTGATCCAAATGAGTCACGATCTTATCAAAGCCTCAGGCGTCTTCAATCCCGCTGACTTCATCCCGTGCCTTCGTTATCTTCCGCTTCCTGCTGCGAGGGTTGCCCGCGCGTTTTATGGAAAATTCAACAACTTTGTGGCACAACATGTGGAAAACCATTATGCCACGTATGATAAGGTAAGCGTTTAACAGTGGGAATTGAGAATGTTTTTGTATTGCTTATTGTtaagatatttaatttaatagCTTGAATAGTAAAGTGTATAATGGcccagagaggggtgacatataaatccaataaatctaatctaatctacttgtAGTTGTTTGGTTGGAGAGTGCCGGCTCCTGcatgatcctacgcagcttctgctcaggcaatctcacactagtcacaagagcctacaaaacttttgccagacccattctagactactgctcatctgtctggaacccataccacatctcagacatcaacacccttgaaaaagtccaaagatatttcaccagaagagcccttcactcctccacaacgaaaatagactaacaatcctgggcctagaaagcctagaactacggcacctaaaacacgatttgagtattgcccacaagatcatatgctgcaacgtcctaccagtcaatgactacttcagcttcaaccgcaagaacacaagagcacgcaacagattcaaacttaatacgaaccgctccaaactttactgtaaaaaatatgatttcaataatcgagttatcgaagcgtggaactgattaccggactcaattgtgtcaacccctaaccccaaacatttctcccttagactctccacgattgacctctccaggttcctaagaggccagtaaggggcgtacatatgtgcactggtgtgcctttcgtcccctgtccaattgtctttcctttctctcacttatcatatatattctctttctttcatatatcctctcctctaagttcagttTTACCCTTAtatgtattactacatgtctatgtatttgtgtattggacaaatgaataaataaaaataaataaatgaggcaaTCTATGTTATCCTGCATGAGGTAATCTACATTATAATTGGTGAGAAGGAAAAACCTTTTCCCaccttttttcttctgttctgttctgaatgCTGTTCTGAGGTTTACCTGATGATTTACCTCATGATGTTCCTGACTATCTTTTCTGCTGTGACTACAgatgttaaatatatttatttatatcaaactaaaaattattttttcattgtcTCTAGCTTCATTTGGACACCTGCTGAGCAATTCCCTGACATTTGTACTTACTGCACCCTATGCTTAGAGGTTCTACAGGTAGTTCTTGCATAGCAACAGTTATTGGGACCGGCAACTCTATCGCTAAGCGATGCCATCATAAAGTGCAGTGTCATGTGACTGTAGCCACTTATAGTGGCAATTGTAGCAGTTCTGGTTTCCAGCATTAAGCATGTCATCTGATTGCTATTTATGATTTTtagtaaatataatatatatgtgtatgtgtgtatgtatgtatgtatgaatggccccaggttcaaatcccagtaagggtgtggctacctgatgagggcaaataagcccgaaatagatctatagtagtctcccttccttttcattatcagcaaaatatgttacacacacacacacacacacacacacacacacacacacactgcttaaaaaaataaagggggcacttaaacaacacaatataactccaagtaaatcaaacttctgtgaaatcaaactgtccacttaggaagccacATTGATTGactatcaatttcacatgctgttgtgcacattcaactttgtacagaacaaagtattcattgagaatatttcattcattcagatctagatgtgttatttgagtgttccctttacttttttgagcagtatatattgtgaTTTGACCCAAAAAAccaaacccttccctggtacagagctgaagggattggatactgtagcctagaggttaattctctgccttacgagGCAAAGGcttcaagttcaagtcccagtgagggtatggctagctgatgaggccagaacaaagccaaactagatctatcctagtctcccttaattttcaaattcagcaaaaacatgtgacacatacagaatatagtttgtcggctatgaataaattaactgccttagaaatggccctgggttgggccgagaggcaaaaaaggagttgtgatgttccttcaacatACCAGGGTTatttgacacaaaaaacatgtaacccttccctggtacagagctgaagggattggatactgtagcctagaggttaattctccactttacaaggcaaaggctgcaagttcatgTCCCATtgagggtatgtctagctgatgaggccagaacaaggccgaaatagatctatcctagtctcccttaattttcaaattcagcaaaaacatgtgacacatatagaatatagtttatatatattcatagattttcatgggtacaggtatgaaggtcttattcgggtttcttcccatgtaagtttcagagattcctggtgacgtttcgacgaggtcccactcgtcatcttcaggctggtacatTTGGCTTGGTGCTAGAGCGAGCAAAGCGTTtattccctctataaatactggtgggtggctGTGGAGTGCTGGCTTAGCTGCtgctgttgaaacttcctggttagcTGGTgaggtaacaccttgagtaattgatgcagttgatgtatgctgattagatgatgtttgtggattaggtgtgatatcctgagtagttggaatcTGCAGAGAAAGGTGCAAGTGATGATCATATGATCACAGGCTGCTGTGATCATTGTAATTGTCAGTTGCTTGTCCATTGCCCAGACTATGAGGACACAGTGATGGCTGCAACTATAAGGACCACTCATAAATACCCCTGTTGTCAATTAGAATGATCAACGAACGAGTCATCCGTAAACAAAGACTACTTCTATGCTCTTAGCTTGCTTTTTCTTGGCCTGCAATTCATCATGGCTCTTGATttaattttgtattatatttgttttcccccccaaaataactTCTCTTAGTATATTCTAAAGGCCTACACTTGGCTTATAAGAAAAGTAGCATAAATTCTCTCAATGTAGAATTAAACAAATTATAGCTTACAGAGTGTATAGTGTGAGAACTTTAGATGAAAATAACATCCTATATTTTGTTTGCTTCCTTTAGAATATTCTCAGAGACGtcactgatgccttaatcaaTGTTACCACTGAAAGAAAAGCAGATGAGAAAATTGTAACCTTatcaaatgaaaaaataataattactgtCAATGACATCTTTGGAGCTGGTAAGTATTAGTCTCCTGCCCCCCAAATACTTTA
This genomic interval carries:
- the LOC139162378 gene encoding cytochrome P450 1A1-like isoform X1 — translated: MESSGRAGSGVFGARVGFSWLGASVRCPARSFLKMSFPIEEVSFSGVTIALCTVVSLFIYVRMLTKNKQPSPPGPWSLPILGNLLQLGDYPYVFFNQMRKKYGDVFQIQLGMVPVVVVNGLDAARHVLLRDGESFAGRPDMHTFSFFANGESLSFSVKFGESWKLQKKVAAKALRSLAKSEAKSSTCSCLLEEHVCTEASELVKTLLELSKKGSFDPAAVTTCTVANVVCALCFGKRYSHSDEEFLGVIQMSHDLIKASGVFNPADFIPCLRYLPLPAARVARAFYGKFNNFVAQHVENHYATYDKNILRDVTDALINVTTERKADEKIVTLSNEKIIITVNDIFGAGFGTISACLQWIFLYLINNPEIQTKIQEEIDGKIGLRPPKFEDRKDLHYTEAFINEVFRHSSFIPFTIPHCTTKDTVLNGYYIPQNTCIFINMYQVNHDENVWIDPDVFKPQRFLNENGELNKSLIEKVLIFGMGLRKCLGEEVARNEIFVILITILQQLRLEKLLEDQLDITPVYGLSMTPKPYRICVSQRA
- the LOC139162378 gene encoding cytochrome P450 1A1-like isoform X2 is translated as MSFPIEEVSFSGVTIALCTVVSLFIYVRMLTKNKQPSPPGPWSLPILGNLLQLGDYPYVFFNQMRKKYGDVFQIQLGMVPVVVVNGLDAARHVLLRDGESFAGRPDMHTFSFFANGESLSFSVKFGESWKLQKKVAAKALRSLAKSEAKSSTCSCLLEEHVCTEASELVKTLLELSKKGSFDPAAVTTCTVANVVCALCFGKRYSHSDEEFLGVIQMSHDLIKASGVFNPADFIPCLRYLPLPAARVARAFYGKFNNFVAQHVENHYATYDKNILRDVTDALINVTTERKADEKIVTLSNEKIIITVNDIFGAGFGTISACLQWIFLYLINNPEIQTKIQEEIDGKIGLRPPKFEDRKDLHYTEAFINEVFRHSSFIPFTIPHCTTKDTVLNGYYIPQNTCIFINMYQVNHDENVWIDPDVFKPQRFLNENGELNKSLIEKVLIFGMGLRKCLGEEVARNEIFVILITILQQLRLEKLLEDQLDITPVYGLSMTPKPYRICVSQRA